AAAAAATGCATATATCTATAAATTGCCCAAGCTAGAGCCGGGCGATGAAATGGAGCAAATTACGGTGATTGAGTCGAAATTTCCGGACCAAGGGCGAATTGTTACCTTATATAAGGACTACCCTGTATTGGAAAGTGAATTTAAGATTTCTGTTCCGACCTCAGTGGGCTTGAAAGGGCAGATTTATAATGGGATGCCTGCGGTAGACATTAAGGAAAGAGGCGAGCAGCGCTTTTATACTTGGAAAATGAACAACCTAAAAGCGGTACCAGAGGCCAATAGTTCGGGGACCATTTTTACGACCGAGCTAGAGCATTTTGTCTACGAGCTAGACTTTTCGGCCTTGCGTTCGGACCGCAGCATGAAGGTGAACAACTTTAGCGACCTTTTGCGTCAGTATAGCACGGACTTTATGGATGTGCGTATTCGTTCGAAGAAGAAAGTGCGCAAATTTTATGAAACCCTTTTTGCAGAAGGCGCCAAAACCTTTAAGAAGTCGGCAGAAGAACTAAGCGTAGTCGAAAAGGCCTATTTGATGAACAACTTTGTGGTTAAGGAGCTACAATTGGTGGGTCGCCTTAAGGACTTTGAAGAAAGTGAGGGCATTGATTATTTCTTGACCAATAAGAAAGCGGACTTTAGCAGTTTACTTTGTATTTACCGCGACTTTTTTGAGCGCCATAATATCGAGTTCTATTTTGGTATTGGCAAAAGCCGATTTAATGGACCTTTTGATAAGGACTATCCTTCGGCCACGCAGATTAGCTCTTACCTCTTTGTCTTTAAGGATGAAAATGGTTCGCTCTTTACCATTACGCCCACAGGAGGCTTGAATGAATTGCCTGCAGAACTGCAGAACACCAGCTGTTTCATGCTCGATCTCAATGATAAAAAGGCTAGTTTGCAATCAATCAACTTTAATGATGCCGTTTTAAAGGACAGCAAAAACAACAGCCGCAAGCGCCGTTTGCAACTGACCGTAGCCAAAAACGGAGATGCTGTCATCAAGGGCGATCTCAAGCTTTCGGGTTTGTTTTCTGGTCAACGCAGCAACTGGGTAGCCGCCAATAAAGAAGGGCAAGATAGTTTGAAACTGGCTTTAGAGCGTAGCCTAAGCAGCCGTTTTGATGACCGTGAAGTAAGCGTAAAATCGGTAGAAATCAAGCAATTGAACATTGTACAGCCCTATGCTTTCTCATTGGTCTATGAAGCCGAAGTAAAAGGTCTTTTTGAAGAAAAAGAGGGTAAAATCTCGCTCAAGCTCAAAGACTGGTTGGGCCATAGCATTCGCTGGGTCAGCAATGCCGACAAGCGTACCTTAGATTATCACAACCGCTTTTTGGGCCAAGATGAAGAAGAAATCTTCTTGGTTTTTGACTCGCCTAGAAAGGTGGAAGAAATTAAAAGCCTAACGGCCAAAAAAGAGAATGATCAAGCTACTTATAGCCTAAAAGTGAGCCAAATGCAGCCCAATGTGGTGCGCATCAACTCTAGCTATAGCGTCAAGCAATTGGACCTTAAGCCCGAAGAGGCAAAAAAGCAACAAGAGATCAATAAACTTTGGGATGAATTGACCGACAAACGCATTTACCTCAAGTAAGCTCAGCAAATTGAGCAAAATAGTAAGGGCGGCTCCTCAGATGAGGAGCCGCCCTTTTCTTTGGCCTTAAATATAAAGTTGTTTATCAGAGGGATCTAGCGCAATATAGAGCAAGACGGCTAGTTCTTCTGGACTAATTTGGGCCTGATTGGTATAGGCCGTTCGCAGATCGGTTAGGGTAGAGCGGGCCTGTTCTTCGCCCATCCAAATATCGTACAAGCGAATAATTTCGAGGGGGCTACTGCTTAGGGGCTCTTCCTGAAACTGAATCCGCAGGCGAATGGGGAGGGCCGTTTGTTGGGGCCGATAGAAGAGGTGGTAGCCCTCTTCTTTTTTGAACAAATCATAGAGGGCATAGCCTTCTACCCAAATCTTTTGAGGCTGCATCCGATAATTGAGGTCCAAATACTCTAAAAGGCGAGCATAATTGGTCTGCAAATAATCAATTTCTTTTTGTCCTTGGCCCTCAATAGCCGACTCAAAATGCAGGCAGATCGCATCGGTTTCCTCCTGCAGCGCTAGGCGGCAAGCCATACTCAAATAAGTGACCTTAAGCAACTGCTGCAAATAAAGCGATTGGCTGCGGTCAAATTGATCGGGAGCATTTTGGTAGACATAGCGAAGTTCGGCCAAGGCGGCATCTTCAAAAACGGC
This genomic interval from Saprospira grandis contains the following:
- a CDS encoding DUF3857 domain-containing protein, encoding MKNRKYPLLLLSFALLGANSLMGQTFSEYDWGGEMPKAGEIPAEMQQEDAVILKSSTYSSNEFSGTFPYIEQLANYKEYQHIKFLKAEATEDYEHLIIPKFKGRIGDFVQMKYVDVRIRRKDGSVEDLVIRDLEQPKFEEDDELYETQKNAYIYKLPKLEPGDEMEQITVIESKFPDQGRIVTLYKDYPVLESEFKISVPTSVGLKGQIYNGMPAVDIKERGEQRFYTWKMNNLKAVPEANSSGTIFTTELEHFVYELDFSALRSDRSMKVNNFSDLLRQYSTDFMDVRIRSKKKVRKFYETLFAEGAKTFKKSAEELSVVEKAYLMNNFVVKELQLVGRLKDFEESEGIDYFLTNKKADFSSLLCIYRDFFERHNIEFYFGIGKSRFNGPFDKDYPSATQISSYLFVFKDENGSLFTITPTGGLNELPAELQNTSCFMLDLNDKKASLQSINFNDAVLKDSKNNSRKRRLQLTVAKNGDAVIKGDLKLSGLFSGQRSNWVAANKEGQDSLKLALERSLSSRFDDREVSVKSVEIKQLNIVQPYAFSLVYEAEVKGLFEEKEGKISLKLKDWLGHSIRWVSNADKRTLDYHNRFLGQDEEEIFLVFDSPRKVEEIKSLTAKKENDQATYSLKVSQMQPNVVRINSSYSVKQLDLKPEEAKKQQEINKLWDELTDKRIYLK